The following are from one region of the Salvelinus fontinalis isolate EN_2023a chromosome 5, ASM2944872v1, whole genome shotgun sequence genome:
- the LOC129855450 gene encoding gelsolin-like, whose amino-acid sequence MVFHKEFQIAGKGPGLQVWRVEKMDLKPVPKQLYGNFFTGDCYVLLYTTAAPSYYIHMWMGNESSQDEMGAAAIFGTQLDDFLGGGPVQFREVQNNESITFLGYFKSGIKYKQGGVASGFQHVVTNEMNVKRLLHIKGRRVIRATEVDMSWSSFNSGDCFIVDLGKDIFQWCGSECNRFERLKASEVAIDVRDNERNGRAKLQIVEEGGEPEAIINALGPKPNIAAGSPDDETVEKSNKKGALYMISDAAGSMTVSVVAQTSPFKQEMLSPSECYILDNGSDCKIFVWKGPSASTDERKAAMNAAEQFIKEKNYPKQTQIQVLPCGGETTLFKQFFCNWKDKDQTTGPGQAYSVGRIARVEQVPFDSSALHTNKTMVAQHGMVDDGSGKVQVWRVEDGAQVPVDPSSYGQFYGGDCYLVLYSYRLGGREQHIIYTWQGRKCTQDELAASAFLTVRLDDSMGGSPVQVRVTQGQEPAHLMSLFKGKPMVIHLGGTSRKGGQSKVGSTRLFHIRQSSTKATRAVEVEPSAAFLNTNDVFVLKSSDTMFLWRGVGATEEEMAAAQHVTSFLGGGRATVVSEGKEPAGFWSALGGKKEYQTSSCLQKMVKPPRLFGCSNKTGRLIAEEVPGDFNQSDLATDDVMLLDTWDQVFLWIGNEANEVERTGSAKIATDYLNSDPSGRRGIAITTIKQGMEPPTFTGWFQAWDPKMWETDPLERIRARF is encoded by the exons ATGGTGTTCCATAAGGAGTTCCAGATTGCAGGAAAGGGGCCTGGTCTTCAGGTATGGCGTGTGGAGAAGATGGATCTGAAGCCGGTTCCTAAACAGCTCTATGGGAACTTCTTCACTGGAGACTGCTACGTTCTGCTCTACACCACCGCCGCCCCCTCATACTACATCCACATGTGGATGG GAAATGAAAGTTCTCAGGATGAAATGGGTGCGGCGGCCATCTTTGGCACCCAACTGGATGATTTCCTGGGCGGAGGCCCGGTCCAATTTAGAGAGGTCCAGAACAATGAGTCTATCACCTTCCTGGGATACTTCAAGTCTGGCATCAAGTACAAG CAAGGTGGGGTGGCCTCTGGCTTCCAGCACGTGGTGACCAACGAGATGAACGTCAAGCGTCTGCTGCACATCAAGGGCCGCAGGGTCATCAGAGCCACAGAGGTGGACATGTCCTGGTCCAGCTTCAACAGTGGGGACTGCTTCATCGTCGACCTGGGAAAG GACATCTTCCAGTGGTGTGGCAGTGAGTGCAACCGCTTCGAGCGACTGAAGGCGTCCGAGGTGGCCATCGATGTCCGTGACAACGAGAGGAATGGCCGGGCCAAGCTGCAAATtgttgaggagggaggagagccAGAGGCTATCATCAAC GCTCTGGGGCCCAAACCCAACATCGCTGCAGGAAGCCCTGATGACGAGACTGTTGAAAAATCCAACAAGAAGGGAGCTCTCTACATG ATCTCTGATGCGGCCGGCTCCATGACGGTGTCAGTGGTGGCCCAGACCAGCCCCTTCAAACAAGAGATGCTCTCTCCCAGCGAGTGTTACATTCTGGACAACGGATCGGACTGCAAGATCTTTGTCTGGAAAGGACCTAGTGCCTCCACAGATGAGCGCAAGGCTGCCATGAATGCTGCAGAACAGTTCATCAAGGAGAAGAATTACCCCAAGCAGACCCAG ATCCAGGTGTTGCCGTGCGGAGGAGAGACTACCCTGTTTAAGCAGTTCTTCTGTAACTGGAAGGATAAGGACCAGACCACGGGCCCAGGCCAGGCCTACAGTGTGGGACGTATTGCCAGGGTGGAGCAGGTCCCCTTCGACTCCTCCGCCCTACACACCAACAAGACCATGGTTGCCCAACACGGCATGGTGGATGATGGATCCGGGAAGGTTCAG GTGTGGCGTGTGGAGGATGGTGCCCAGGTGCCAGTGGACCCCTCCAGCTACGGCCAGTTCTATGGAGGTGACTGCTACCTGGTCCTGTACAGCTACCGCCTAGGAGGCAGGGAGCAGCATATCATCTACACCTG GCAGGGGCGGAAGTGTACTCAGGATGAGCTGGCTGCTTCTGCCTTCCTGACGGTCAGGCTGGACGACTCCATGGGAGGCTCACCTGTCCAA gtgcGTGTGACTCAGGGCCAGGAGCCGGCCCACCTGATGAGTCTGTTCAAGGGGAAGCCCATGGTGATCCACCTGGGCGGAACGTCCCGTAAGGGGGGCCAGAGCAAGGTGGGCTCCACACGCCTCTTCCACATCCGCCAGAGCTCCACCAAGGCCACACGGGCTGTAGAG GTGGAGCCCTCTGCTGCGTTCCTGAACACCAATGATGTCTTTGTGCTGAAGTCCTCTGACACTATGTTCCTGTGGAGGGGAGTGGGGGCCACTGAGGAGGAGATGGCTGCGGCACAGCATGTCACCTCTTTCCTGGGAGGAGGGCGTGCCACTGTGGTGTCAGAGGGCAAGGAGCCTG CTGGGTTCTGGTCTGCTCTGGGAGGGAAGAAGGAGTACCAGACCTCCAGCTGTCTGCAGAAGATGGTGAAGCCACCACGCCTGTTTGGCTGCTCTAACAAGACTGGCAGACTCATA gctgaggAGGTGCCTGGAGATTTCAACCAGTCAGACTTGGCAACCGATGATGTCATGCTTCTGGACACTTGGGATCAG GTCTTCCTCTGGATAGGCAACGAGGCCAACGAAGTGGAGAGGACCGGATCAGCAAAAATTG CGACAGACTACTTGAATTCAGACCCCTCTGGACGCCGAGGCATTGCCATCACCACGATCAAGCAGGGAATGGAACCGCCAACCTTCACCGGCTGGTTCCAGGCCTGGGACCCCAAGATGTGGGAAACAGACCCTCTGGAGCGTATCCGTGCACGCTTTTAA
- the LOC129855452 gene encoding protein Dr1 yields MASSSGNDDDLTIPRAAINKMIKETLPNVRVANDARELVVNCCTEFIHLISSEANEICNKSEKKTISPEHVINALESLGFASYITEVKDVLQECKTVALKRRKASSRLENLGIPEEELLRQQQELFAKARQQQAELAQQEWLQMQQAAQQAQLAAASASAGQQAGSSQDEDDEDDM; encoded by the exons ATGGCTTCTTCGTCGGGAAACGATGACGACCTCACTATTCCCAGGGCAGCTATCAACAAAATGATCAAAGAAACTTTGCCCAATGTACGGGTTGCCAACGATGCGAGGGAACTTGTTGTGAACTGTTGTACAGAGTTCATACATCTAATTTCATCAGAGGCGAATGAAATATGTAACAAGTCTGAAAAGAAGACTATATCTCCTGAACATGTTATTaatg CACTTGAAAGCCTGGGTTTTGCGTCGTACATCACAGAGGTGAAGGATGTCTTGCAGGAATGTAAAACTGTAGCACTTAAGAGGAGAAAGGCCAGCTCTCGCCTAGAAAACCTGGGTATCCCAGAGGAAGAGCTCCTCAGACAACAACAGGAACTCTTTGCTAAG GCACGGCAGCAGCAAGCAGAGCTAGCCCAGCAGGAGTGGCTCCAGATGCAGCAGGCTGCCCAGCAGGCCCAGTTGGCTGCAGCATCTGCCAGTGCTGGACAGCAGGCTGGCTCCTCACAGGACGAGGATGACGAGGATGACATGTGA